The following proteins come from a genomic window of Malus sylvestris chromosome 4, drMalSylv7.2, whole genome shotgun sequence:
- the LOC126618456 gene encoding serine/threonine-protein kinase PCRK1-like, translating into MKCFSFYIGEKKDEPKSTNTTFTDVDMKRSGSELDSQNISDASTESLRRNQYPSFSQRPSNLRVFSVSELKSATKNFSRSVMVGEGGFGCVYKGLIKSEEDPSKKLEVAVKQLSKRGLQGHKEWVTEVNVLGVVEHPNLVKLVGYCAEDDERGIQRLLIYEYMPNGSVENHLASRLDPLSWAMRLRIAQDAARGLAYLHEEMDFQIIFRDFKSSNILLDDQWNAKLSDFGMARLGPSEGLTHVSTAVVGTMGYAAPEYIQTGRLTSKNDVWSYGVFLYELITGRRPLDRNRPKNEQKLLEWVKPYLSDVKKFRLIIDSKLEGKYPLKSAQKLAIVANKCLVRLPKNRPKMSEVLEMVNQIIEAPSGQRKTMEVPSIEKKIREAPSSQNKFMKTPTGTESQQLPPKNLAPIETCRDVETMDKRRNMDLRRRETGWLSCSWTPKLLRTS; encoded by the exons ATGAAGTGCTTCTCATTCTACATTGGAGAAAAGAAGGACGAACCAAAGAGTACAAATACAACTTTTACCGATGTTGATATGAAGAGATCTGGATCTGAGTTAGATTCACAGAATATCTCTGATGCGAGCACAGAATCCCTGAGGAGGAACCAATATCCTAGTTTCTCTCAGAGACCCAGCAACCTCAGAGTATTCTCAGTTTCGGAGCTGAAGTCTGCCACGAAGAACTTTAGCCGCTCTGTCATGGTTGGAGAGGGCGGGTTTGGGTGTGTCTATAAAGGACTGATTAAAAGTGAAGAAGATCCTTCTAAAAAACTTGAAGTTGCTGTGAAACAGCTCAGTAAAAGAGGCTTGCAG GGGCACAAGGAATGGGTGACAGAAGTTAATGTTCTTGGGGTGGTCGAGCATCCAAACCTTGTCAAACTAGTGGGTTACTGTGCTGAGGATGATGAACGAGGAATCCAACGACTTCTAATTTATGAATACATGCCTAATGGAAGTGTAGAGAACCATTTAGCCAGTCGTTTAGATCCTCTTTCATGGGCCATGAGATTGAGAATAGCACAAGATGCTGCTCGTGGCTTGGCATACTTACATGAAGAAATGGACTTTCAG ATCATTTTCAGGGATTTTAAATCTTCAAATATTCTTCTGGATGATCAATGGAATGCAAAGCTATCAGATTTCGGAATGGCTAGGTTGGGCCCGTCAGAAGGATTAACCCACGTCTCAACAGCG GTTGTTGGAACCATGGGATACGCAGCACCTGAGTATATCCAGACCGGACGTCTAACATCTAAGAATGATGTGTGGAGCTATGGGGTCTTCCTTTATGAACTCATCACAGGTAGGCGTCCTCTAGATCGAAACCGCCCTAAGAATGAGCAGAAGCTCTTAGAGTGGGTAAAGCCTTACCTGTCAGACGTGAAGAAGTTCCGGCTAATAATAGACTCTAAGCTTGAAGGTAAATACCCCCTCAAATCAGCTCAAAAGCTTGCAATTGTAGCCAACAAATGCTTGGTCAGACTCCCCAAGAATCGTCCAAAGATGAGCGAGGTATTGGAGATGGTAAATCAAATTATAGAGGCTCCATCAGGCCAAAGGAAAACTATGGAGGTACCCTCAATCGAAAAGAAAATAAGGGAGGCACCATCAAGCCAAAACAAGTTTATGAAGACACCAACAGGAACGGAAAGTCAGCAACTGCCCCCTAAGAATTTGGCACCAATAGAAACTTGCCGGGATGTTGAAACAATGGACAAGAGAAGAAATATGGATTTGAGGAGGAGAGAAACTGGATGGTTGTCTTGCTCGTGGACACCAAAACTTTTAAGGACAAGCTGA